GGAATATCATCTTATTGGCATGCTTTAGTCTAGAATGATTGAGGGTTCTGATGTGTGAGGCCACTTTTTGCTATGGAGGGGCCACAATATGTAGGATTTGTTTTGGTTATGGTATGCATAGCTTACAAGTTTCACGATTCTTGCTTCTGATATGTTGTTCTGAAGTCCTTGGGAGAGCATCTTTTTTACATGTTGAGATAAAAGACATGAATTTACATCAGAATTTGTATGTTGATAGTCATTTTGTTTAACCTGTTGAGCTAGAATTACTTCTTGTTGTGTTTGAACAGTATACGGAAAGGAATATGGATTTGGAGCTCATGATTTTCCTGTCAGTGGAGTTTTTGAGGTGGAGCCAAGGAGCTGTCCTGGTTTCATTTATAGATGTTCCATCCCACTGGGACACATAAATATGACTTCCTCTGAATTTCGTACATTCATAGAAACCGTGGCTTCTGAGTATCATGGAGACACCTATCACCTCATCACTAAGAATTGCAACCATTTTACAGATGATATATCACACAGGTTGGTAGGCAAGTGGATACCAGGGTGGGTAAATCGACTTGCCCGGCTAGGTATGCAGAATTCCAACTCTTCTCTCTGTTATTCATAAACTCAATAAGTTTTGTTGGTTTTCTGCTACAATGAGTGTATGCACAGCTTGAGTCGGCATCATTTTGCAGTTAACAAGTACACCTTGAGGTTCATGTTTAATATAGGTGCTTGAGTTGTGTATTCAAGGATCTTACCATTGTTTCTGCAGAATAACTTCtcaaaataaatttgattactcgttttctattaatttaaacccttggaaaaaataaatatctttatttttaatcattaGAGCCTTTCTGCGAGTCAGTTTCCCATCATTGTGCCAGAGATGATTAAACTGTCTAATTTTGGTATGAATAAACTTGGACTATCAAAAGATGGCATCAAGTATTTTGTTATCTTGGCGATGGTAGAGACCATGGTACAAGCGTAAATCTTGGACTTGCAATCGTAAGAGTGCAGGTTTTATTGTCTTCATGCAAAAATGTTAAAGGTGGGGCTATCCCAAGGGTGCTTTCTGGCAGAACATGACTGGATAATGGTCTTTTTAACTCGATGATATGGGGATTTGATGCTTTCTAGATTTGTGACTTAAAAATCCAGGATTATGGTTTGCTTTAATCAACTGCCAAATAATTCAGAGGATAAACTGATGaggaaaaaagcaaaaaaaaaaaaaaaaaaaaaaagtcttgtTCTCTTGTTTGCTTTCCCCATATTTTTGCAGCACTAGGGATGAAACAATTTAACAGTTCAGTATTGGTCCAAAAATGCAGGTTCTTTATGCAGTTGTCTGCTTCCAGAAAGCCTTCAAGTAACTACCGTTAAACAGCTGCCTGAATATCACGAGTGCATGGGTGCGATTCCATTTCTTGAACATTTCCTCTCTTGCACACGCGCACACACACATGTATGTATTGCTGTTCTGTAGCTGActcttataatatatatatatatatatatatatatttcttttcttGTAAAGAAGATGGAAATGAATCCTTGGCCACCACTGTGCCCCAAGAGTCAACAGAGATCGATGATGCAGATCAAGAGAAGCATTTGTTGTCTCCAGATGCTGCAGGTGGAGAAGTGGCTTTTGTAAAAGAAGTCAGCAAATGAAGCTCAGCTGCCTTATTAAGAAAGGGTAAAAAAATAGCTTGGACAACATTGTGATAATCTCTGCTGAGTGTTGTGGCTTTGAACTTGGAAGGGGTGTATTTAATCTTGCTTCTCACTCTTGGAAGGCTGGCAGTTGGGCAGCATCATTTGCTTGTGTGCATGGATGGGTATTCATCCATTTGTTGTAACCACATCAAATTCTTTCTATTTATCttgacttttttcttttttctgaaaGTCCTTTTTCTCCTACTTGTTTGTTGCAACTGAAGCATCTGAAATTACgttgtatgattgttgatgatATGATGCAGAATTCAATGTGATCATTTTTTTATAAGTGGAAATGAAATCTCAACTGCAAATGAATGATGTGAATGTGAGGGACGAAATTGATTAGGCAAAAGTCTGATTCAATTTTATTACTTTGTCAGTTGTAAATCTTAATTTACTATAAAGGCttaatttttacttatttaatagtaaatttagtCAAAATATATGTTAAAATCATTGATTTAGAATATTACATGGCTGGACCCAAAAATAcgaagaaagaaaataagaaaaaaaagaagaagatggaagCCTATCCCAAACACCCCATAACATTGAAAACCTTAAGACTCATGGGGCAACTCaacacattataaaaaaattttaaaataaaaaaacaattagGGTATATTAATCAAACTATTCattagttatttaaaatttgatttgataaaAACTCGGATTAATCTAGACTCGACTTTAAACGAGTTAAATTTGACATTTATCTTTTAGAATCATTTAATAAAAGAGTCGAACTTGATATATAtagtattaaatttattattatttatggatttgggacattttttaaatttatgagcAGGCTTACAAACTAATTTGTGAACAAACtcattaaatatatttagttcaatgtaataaaagaattaaacttGAATTCTAGATAAATTTTGatgagttaaatttaaattttttaaaatttagctaCACTATTtgtttgcattatgagcttctatttgttttataaaaaatattttttgaaaaatatttttcatatttctttatGTTTGAATTTAGTGaagggaaaatatttttttcaaaaaaattaaatcattttaaagaaaataacttacgttttttcaaaatataaagttATTTTCTATACTTTAAGATTCTTTTCTATACTTTAAGGTTCTTACGAAGAGTGAAGACCTCtattgtaaatttattaatatacttaaatttttaaattaaaattatataataaaaaatatattattttatcaaaaaatattttatatgaaaacatttttcataaaaaatattttttatgaaaatatattttaaatataaattatttttcaatggaGTTTGAAAActtgtaaatatttaaaattttcagatttcaaaatttatattctatAAATTTACGAATTAATTTGtatgtatatttatttaattaaaatattttaattttaaatttattaattataaattaaaatttattataattataaataaattaatctgtTCGTGAACTATTCAATATTAAATTCTTcgaattcaataaaaatttaattcgtaTTAATTCATTTCTAAATGaatcaaatttgaatttattaatatactaTTTCAAGtgcgaaataaataaaagaacaaaatataaatttttttcaaaaatcggTTGCTCATTTACGGCCCAAGGAAAAATCATCAACAAGTGCCGCCAGTTTAGATTTGTCTATTGCTGTAAGGAACTATTTAGCAACACTGCTGAATAGTCATAAACTACATGCAAAGGAGACGAAAGCTATGAAATTTGAGAACCAACAACGGAGGCAAGGCGAGGCTCAAGATGGACATAAGCGTATCTCCAGAGGTACCAGACCCAAAGAAAAGCAATAACAGATCaagagaataaaaaaatcaCCATAAACCACCTGAAAAAGGGAGTGTTGTAAAAACTCTAAAGCCTCAAATAGCTTTGAGGGTCA
This Manihot esculenta cultivar AM560-2 chromosome 6, M.esculenta_v8, whole genome shotgun sequence DNA region includes the following protein-coding sequences:
- the LOC110616526 gene encoding deSI-like protein At4g17486 isoform X2 — its product is MGADNNSISSSQNENKDTQVVLNVYDLTPVNNYTYWFGFGIFHSGIEVYGKEYGFGAHDFPVSGVFEVEPRSCPGFIYRCSIPLGHINMTSSEFRTFIETVASEYHGDTYHLITKNCNHFTDDISHRLVGKWIPGWVNRLARLGSLCSCLLPESLQVTTVKQLPEYHECMDGNESLATTVPQESTEIDDADQEKHLLSPDAAGGEVAFVKEVSK
- the LOC110616526 gene encoding deSI-like protein At4g17486 isoform X1, with the protein product MGADNNSISSSQNENKDTQVVLNVYDLTPVNNYTYWFGFGIFHSGIEVYGKEYGFGAHDFPVSGVFEVEPRSCPGFIYRCSIPLGHINMTSSEFRTFIETVASEYHGDTYHLITKNCNHFTDDISHRLVGKWIPGWVNRLARLGSLCSCLLPESLQVTTVKQLPEYHECMEDGNESLATTVPQESTEIDDADQEKHLLSPDAAGGEVAFVKEVSK